The nucleotide window TCTGACACGGTCTCATGCCCATGTGCTGTTTTTTAGCTTCGATTTGCTCTGTCAGTACTGATAGAAGAATAACCGGGCACGCAGGAGCGGGCAGGTGGATCTTTTGACGCGCCATTGGTAGTTCAGATTCAGATCAAATGTCGATCTGGCGCCGTGGCGCGGGTAGACAGATATTCCGAGCGAAACGGCAGGCGGGAGGGCGTCGCGTCGCTGCTGGCAGTGGCGGATCAGATGGCGCTCGTGCCATCGTCATCCTTTGCCGCCAATCCCCGTCCACCCGCTGCCGCCACCGTATCCCCAAAACCCCATCTCCCCTGACTGGCACACCCCACGGTCGACGCCCCCGTCCGTACGTCTGCTTCCTGAGCTCGCCGCAGCTGACTGCCAACCACCCACCGCGCCGGCGATGGAGGCCACCGGCCGCGGGGTGTTCCCGAACAAGCCCACCCTCCCGCCGGGCCCCAAGAAGCGGGCGCCCCCGTCCCAGCAGACGCTCCTCCCGGCCTCCCCGCCGCCGCAGGCCCCCTCCTCGCTCCCGCTCGACTCCTTCCTCCTCCACCTCACCGCCGCGCCGGCCCCGGCCCCGGCCCCCGTCCCGCGCCGGACCCACCAGCAGGCGCCgcaccaccagcaccaccaccccACCCCGACCCCGGCGAGCTCCTTCCTCTCCCCGGCCGCGCAGGCGCTGGTGCTCGAGCTCTCCGCCACGCCGCTCCCGGCCCTCCCGGCCttcctcgccgcccgccgcgACGACCTCCTCCGCGCCGCCGACCTGCCGTCCCTCCTCAAGGCACTCGAGCTCTCCGGCCACTGGGAGTGGGCGCTGGCGCTCCTCCGCTGGGCGCGCGCCGAGGGGGCCGCCGAGGGCGCCGCGCCGCTCGAGATGGTCGTGCGGGCCCTCGGCCGCGAGGGCCGCCACGACGCCGTCTGCGCGCTGCTCGACGAAATGCCGCTCCCGCCCGGCGCCCGGCTCGACGTCCGCGCCTACACCACCGTGCTCCACGCGCTCTCCCGCGAGGGCCGCTACGACCGCGCGCTCCGGCTCTTCGACGAGCTCCGGCGGGAAGGGGTGGCGCCCACGCGCGTCACCTACAACGTCGTGCTCGACGTCTACGGCCGCATGGGCCGCTCCTGGCCGCGCGTCGTCGCGCTGCTCGACGAGATGAGGGCCGCGGGGGTCGAGCCCGATGGGTTCACCGCCAGCACCGTCATCGCCGCCGCGGGCCGGGACGGCCTCGTCGACGAGGCCGTCGCCTTCTTCGAGGACCTCAAGGCCCGCGGCCACGCCCCGTGCGTCGTCACCTACAATGCCCTCCTGCAGGTCTTTGGCAAGGCCGGGAACTACACGGAGGCTCTGCGAGTGATCAAGGAGATGGAAGACGCCGGCTGCAAGCCTGATGCCGTCACCTACAATGAGCTTGCTGGGTCATATGCCAGGGCTGGATTCTACCAGGAGGCTGCCAAATGTCTCGACACGATGATCGGCAAGGGGTTGCTGCCCAACACGTTCACCTACAACACCATAATGACGGCGTACGGGAATGCCGGGAAGGTGGACGAGGCGCTTGCCCTGTTCGACCGGATGAAGAAGAATGGGTTCGTCCCATACACAAACACCTACAATCTTGTCCTCGGCATGCTGGGGAAGAAATCAAGGTTCCCGGCGATGCTAGAGATGCTCGGGGAGATGTCGAGGAGCGGATGCACGCCGAACCGGGTGACATGGAACACGCTGCTGGCGGTCTGCGGGAAGCGAGGCATGGAGAGCTATGTCACTCGGGTGCTGGAGGGGATGAAGTCATGCAGGGTTGAGCTGTGCCGAGACACCTACAACAC belongs to Triticum urartu cultivar G1812 chromosome 7, Tu2.1, whole genome shotgun sequence and includes:
- the LOC125525520 gene encoding pentatricopeptide repeat-containing protein 10, chloroplastic, which gives rise to MEATGRGVFPNKPTLPPGPKKRAPPSQQTLLPASPPPQAPSSLPLDSFLLHLTAAPAPAPAPVPRRTHQQAPHHQHHHPTPTPASSFLSPAAQALVLELSATPLPALPAFLAARRDDLLRAADLPSLLKALELSGHWEWALALLRWARAEGAAEGAAPLEMVVRALGREGRHDAVCALLDEMPLPPGARLDVRAYTTVLHALSREGRYDRALRLFDELRREGVAPTRVTYNVVLDVYGRMGRSWPRVVALLDEMRAAGVEPDGFTASTVIAAAGRDGLVDEAVAFFEDLKARGHAPCVVTYNALLQVFGKAGNYTEALRVIKEMEDAGCKPDAVTYNELAGSYARAGFYQEAAKCLDTMIGKGLLPNTFTYNTIMTAYGNAGKVDEALALFDRMKKNGFVPYTNTYNLVLGMLGKKSRFPAMLEMLGEMSRSGCTPNRVTWNTLLAVCGKRGMESYVTRVLEGMKSCRVELCRDTYNTLICAYGRCGSRANAFKMYDEMTAAGFAPCLTTYNALLNVLSRQGDWTAARSIISKMKSEGFKPNDMSYSLLLQCHAKGGNAAGIEAIEKEVYQGTIFPSWVILRTLVIANFKCRRLDGIERAFQEVKARGHKPDLVILNSMLSIYAKNGMYSKAMEMFESIEQSGLSPDLITYNSLMDMYAKSNEPWEAEKILKRLRTSQSQQQQQLKPDVVSYNTVINGFCKEGLIKEAQRVLSDMIADGVAPCVITYHTLVGGYASREMFAEAREVVGYMIQRKLRPMELTYKRVVDSYCRAKRYEEAHGFLAVVAETDPKSDQKLLGTLAARIESAQFGR